The following coding sequences are from one Prochlorococcus marinus CUG1438 window:
- a CDS encoding glycosyl transferase, producing the protein MYYGLTAMKKKSVAVVIVSNGPGELTTWVNPVVDELNKINKSICDANKIDFTLRLVLVPCPNGTGKEFLVANSWNKFELITKSKSFWKLLLKPDSFANWPKKGVVIFLGGDQLWSILLAKRLGYLNITYAEWVSRWPQWTNEIAAMNLKVKELIPKRYQYKCKVIGDLMADIKINSEISIRKKDKHYLALLPGSKKAKLSVGIPFFLEVADYIAEENQNINFIIPIAPTTDKSEYLFFQSNKNPIAKYYSSKIKTIKNFKDPGFDYVIETSKNTKIYLIKKHPCYEILKECDLAITTVGANTAELATITLPMLVVLPTQHLNIMNAWDGIFGVIGKISFINSFLTFIIKNFYFKKKKFFAWPNIKAKRMIVPERIGNISPKQIAREVLFLLKNRNKLKIIKDNLHKERGNKGAAKKLASIIVNSIQKL; encoded by the coding sequence CTACTTGGGTAAATCCTGTAGTGGATGAGCTGAATAAAATAAATAAATCAATATGTGATGCAAATAAAATCGATTTCACTCTTAGATTAGTCCTTGTTCCTTGCCCAAATGGGACTGGTAAAGAATTTTTAGTTGCAAATTCATGGAATAAATTTGAATTAATTACAAAATCCAAGAGTTTTTGGAAATTATTACTAAAGCCAGATTCTTTTGCAAATTGGCCAAAAAAAGGGGTGGTTATTTTCCTTGGTGGGGATCAATTATGGAGCATTTTATTAGCTAAAAGATTAGGTTATTTAAATATCACATATGCTGAATGGGTTTCGCGATGGCCTCAATGGACCAACGAAATTGCCGCAATGAATTTAAAAGTAAAAGAGTTAATACCCAAAAGATATCAATATAAATGTAAAGTCATTGGCGATTTGATGGCAGATATCAAAATTAATAGTGAAATATCGATAAGAAAAAAAGACAAACACTACCTTGCATTGTTGCCTGGTTCTAAAAAAGCAAAGCTTTCTGTAGGAATTCCTTTTTTCTTAGAAGTTGCAGATTATATTGCTGAAGAAAATCAGAATATAAATTTTATAATTCCCATTGCCCCAACTACTGATAAAAGTGAATATTTATTTTTTCAAAGCAACAAAAATCCAATTGCTAAATATTACTCATCAAAAATCAAAACAATTAAAAACTTCAAAGACCCTGGTTTTGATTATGTAATCGAAACATCAAAAAATACAAAAATTTATCTAATCAAGAAACATCCTTGCTATGAAATTTTAAAAGAATGTGATCTTGCAATTACAACTGTAGGAGCAAATACTGCAGAATTGGCAACAATTACACTCCCAATGTTAGTAGTTCTACCGACTCAACATTTAAATATTATGAATGCTTGGGATGGTATTTTTGGGGTAATTGGTAAAATTTCATTCATAAATAGTTTCCTGACTTTTATAATTAAAAATTTTTATTTTAAAAAAAAGAAGTTTTTTGCTTGGCCAAATATTAAAGCTAAAAGAATGATTGTCCCTGAAAGGATAGGTAATATTTCGCCAAAACAAATTGCAAGAGAGGTATTATTTCTTCTTAAAAATAGAAATAAATTAAAAATTATTAAGGATAATCTACATAAAGAAAGAGGCAATAAAGGTGCTGCAAAAAAACTTGCTTCTATAATTGTTAATTCAATACAAAAGCTTTAA
- a CDS encoding PRC-barrel domain-containing protein, protein MSLSNTPANKNLSSSVPSERLWLRSELMGTQVITTDTGRRLGVVGEVVVDIDRREVVALGLRDNPLTRFLPGLPKWMPLESIKQVGDVILVDSLDSLSESFSPERYGKVINCQVITESGQLLGRVLGFSFDIETGDLISLVTGAVGVPLLGEGVLSTWEIPVEEIVSSGTDRIIVYEGAEEKLKQLSSGLLEKLGVGGSSFDERESNGYSASLVPVENQLLSGSESEQQDNLVEEYEEVFERDDYEDDYEDELEYVEIKGSSEEINNRKNLYMDNDYSNQIENQNSVTQVDEKNNTVSKQKKQSITNLASKRPIQNAIETLDIEPLDEQNSVQDNKKSEKFEIDDPW, encoded by the coding sequence ATGAGTTTGTCTAACACACCCGCAAATAAGAATCTCTCTAGTTCTGTCCCCAGCGAACGGTTATGGTTAAGGTCCGAATTAATGGGAACACAGGTCATAACTACTGATACTGGGAGACGTTTAGGAGTTGTTGGAGAAGTTGTTGTTGATATTGATAGAAGAGAAGTAGTTGCTTTGGGACTTAGAGATAATCCTCTTACACGATTTTTACCAGGCTTGCCAAAATGGATGCCTTTAGAAAGTATAAAGCAAGTTGGAGATGTCATATTAGTTGATTCCTTAGATTCTTTAAGTGAAAGTTTTTCGCCAGAAAGATATGGGAAAGTAATTAATTGTCAAGTGATTACAGAATCTGGACAACTTTTAGGAAGAGTTCTTGGTTTTTCTTTTGATATTGAGACTGGGGATTTGATATCTCTTGTTACGGGTGCTGTAGGTGTTCCGCTTTTAGGTGAGGGAGTTTTAAGTACTTGGGAAATACCTGTTGAGGAAATTGTAAGTAGTGGTACTGATAGGATTATTGTTTATGAAGGCGCTGAAGAGAAATTGAAGCAACTAAGTAGTGGATTACTTGAAAAACTTGGAGTAGGGGGTTCCTCATTTGATGAAAGGGAATCAAACGGATACTCAGCTAGTCTTGTACCTGTTGAGAATCAGTTACTTTCCGGTTCGGAATCAGAACAGCAAGACAATTTGGTCGAGGAATATGAAGAAGTTTTTGAACGAGATGATTATGAAGATGATTATGAAGATGAACTTGAATACGTTGAAATAAAAGGTTCTTCAGAGGAAATTAATAATAGAAAAAACCTATATATGGATAATGATTATTCTAATCAGATTGAGAATCAAAATAGTGTTACTCAAGTAGATGAAAAAAATAATACAGTTTCTAAGCAAAAGAAACAATCAATTACAAATTTAGCTTCGAAAAGACCAATACAGAATGCAATTGAAACTCTAGATATTGAACCACTAGATGAACAAAATTCAGTTCAAGATAATAAGAAATCAGAAAAGTTTGAAATTGATGATCCTTGGTAA